The proteins below come from a single Fusibacter sp. A1 genomic window:
- a CDS encoding dipeptidase codes for MKYIDLHCDAIMKAYYKGYSYERNEGHVDLEKLISSGCLMQFYAVFFSLENVPSAFEHYQKMSNHFLAFLKDREDIGLVRNYGDINPNRVNAVLTVEEGGVLEGNIDHLKTLYEDGVRSITLTWNYENEIGYPSSKFIHSDKGLKKFGKEVVEAMNEYGMIIDVSHLSDQGTKEVCKLSKQPIIASHSNSRALTHHERNLTDELIRDIANTGGLVGLNFYPQFVTGTDHMELKALVRHADHIRNQGGIDTLAIGSDFDGIGGNLDIKDASQMYKLADELKKSGFSRNEIEKVFHKNALRVFYEVVG; via the coding sequence ATGAAATACATCGACTTGCATTGCGATGCGATTATGAAAGCCTATTATAAGGGATACAGTTATGAGCGCAACGAGGGTCATGTTGATCTAGAGAAACTGATAAGCAGTGGATGTCTCATGCAGTTTTATGCGGTGTTTTTCAGCCTAGAAAATGTACCGTCCGCTTTTGAGCACTATCAGAAGATGAGCAATCATTTTCTTGCATTCTTAAAGGATAGGGAGGATATCGGACTCGTCAGGAACTACGGCGATATCAATCCGAATAGGGTGAATGCGGTTCTGACAGTAGAAGAAGGCGGAGTGCTTGAGGGTAACATTGATCATTTGAAAACCCTTTATGAGGATGGTGTCAGAAGCATCACGCTCACATGGAACTATGAAAATGAAATCGGATATCCAAGTAGCAAATTCATACATAGCGACAAGGGATTAAAAAAATTTGGAAAAGAAGTAGTGGAAGCGATGAACGAATATGGTATGATAATTGATGTGTCTCATTTATCAGATCAGGGAACCAAAGAGGTCTGCAAGCTATCCAAACAACCGATTATCGCAAGCCACTCCAACTCAAGGGCGCTCACACATCATGAGCGTAACCTGACAGACGAGCTGATTAGGGATATTGCGAATACGGGTGGTTTGGTCGGACTTAATTTTTATCCTCAGTTTGTAACCGGAACCGATCATATGGAACTTAAGGCTCTTGTTCGACACGCAGACCACATAAGGAACCAGGGCGGAATAGATACGCTTGCGATCGGATCTGATTTTGACGGCATTGGCGGAAACCTTGATATTAAAGACGCGAGTCAAATGTATAAACTCGCCGATGAACTCAAAAAATCCGGCTTTAGTAGGAATGAAATTGAAAAAGTGTTTCATAAGAACGCACTTCGTGTGTTTTATGAGGTGGTAGGTTAA
- a CDS encoding radical SAM protein: protein MIQLVQSKSYLNKRKDVDTWFMSKYKIAPYAGCSHNCAYCDGRSEKYYFDGVFGKDLFVRYDCANSLVDEIRTASEKGPIMIGSGYTDAYQPIEKKFNLTRNILINALPHHKQHAAVVLTKSDLILKDLDILKAWHQHKKVMVMFSLTTDDDNLTSWLEPGASSASARLKAIETLTKEGIPVGVAAMPFIPYLNDRNQPLISFLKRLKDAGVSFVLPGSLTLRPGENKDHFAEVLAQHQPDLTSKILSLYREDRPSGMPVGDYESRFTEHLTAAMNHAGLVTRAPHHLTKDWFTLYDSVTILLSHMSVLYASDEKAISRIRDLSKMYEAWLESASARIGRPKDRYVRLEQELEHIIRNPLGLDDSFDDKFRQFILPLLDHKVYDYQTKKWL, encoded by the coding sequence ATGATTCAATTGGTTCAATCTAAAAGTTACCTGAATAAAAGAAAAGACGTGGACACCTGGTTCATGTCCAAATATAAGATAGCACCCTATGCGGGCTGCTCACATAACTGCGCCTACTGCGACGGTCGAAGTGAGAAATACTATTTCGACGGAGTCTTCGGCAAGGATCTGTTTGTGCGCTATGACTGCGCGAACTCGCTTGTCGACGAGATCAGGACAGCCTCTGAAAAGGGACCCATCATGATCGGTTCCGGTTATACGGATGCGTATCAACCCATCGAAAAAAAGTTCAATCTGACGCGCAACATCCTGATCAATGCTCTTCCCCACCATAAGCAGCATGCGGCGGTCGTACTCACCAAGTCCGATCTGATACTCAAAGACCTGGACATCCTAAAGGCGTGGCATCAGCATAAGAAGGTGATGGTGATGTTTTCGCTTACAACCGACGACGACAACTTGACAAGCTGGTTGGAACCTGGCGCATCCAGCGCTTCTGCCAGGCTTAAGGCCATCGAGACGCTCACCAAGGAAGGTATTCCTGTAGGAGTGGCCGCAATGCCCTTCATTCCCTATTTGAACGATCGAAACCAACCTTTGATCTCCTTTTTAAAGAGACTCAAGGATGCGGGTGTCAGTTTTGTGCTACCTGGTTCGCTTACACTAAGACCTGGAGAAAACAAGGACCATTTTGCCGAAGTCCTAGCTCAGCATCAGCCGGACCTGACTTCGAAAATACTTTCGCTCTACCGCGAAGACCGACCTTCAGGCATGCCTGTCGGCGACTACGAGTCTCGATTTACAGAACATTTGACTGCCGCCATGAATCATGCGGGTCTTGTCACTCGAGCACCGCATCATCTCACCAAGGATTGGTTTACGCTATACGATTCGGTTACTATTTTATTGTCGCACATGTCTGTCCTATATGCCAGTGATGAAAAGGCGATCAGTCGAATCAGAGACCTCTCAAAAATGTATGAGGCCTGGCTTGAATCGGCTTCGGCCAGAATAGGCAGACCCAAAGACCGATATGTCAGGCTCGAACAGGAACTGGAGCATATCATCAGAAACCCGCTTGGACTCGATGATTCATTCGACGACAAGTTCAGACAGTTCATCCTACCCCTGCTCGACCATAAGGTCTATGATTACCAAACAAAAAAATGGCTCTAA
- the epsC gene encoding serine O-acetyltransferase EpsC gives MFKSMKAYLDNVKMKDPAARSYLELLLLYPTVHAVFSYRISHFLYGKKLFFLARLISQLARLFTGIEIHPGAQIGKQLFIDHGMGVVIGETTVIGDRVTLYQAVTLGGTGKDIGKRHPTLGDDVVVGAGAKVLGPIMIASGSKIGANAVVLKDTITNSTAVGIPAKIYNNNFEAVVQVLNKDNKNIKINNDMVI, from the coding sequence ATGTTTAAATCGATGAAAGCATATTTGGACAATGTCAAAATGAAAGATCCGGCAGCGAGATCCTATCTGGAGCTGTTGCTATTATATCCAACAGTCCACGCGGTCTTTTCCTATCGAATCTCGCATTTCCTATATGGTAAGAAGCTGTTCTTCCTAGCCCGTCTGATCTCGCAGCTAGCTAGACTCTTTACCGGTATTGAAATCCACCCTGGTGCTCAGATCGGAAAACAGCTGTTTATCGACCATGGCATGGGTGTCGTGATTGGCGAGACTACGGTGATAGGTGACCGTGTCACACTTTATCAGGCGGTCACCCTTGGCGGTACAGGCAAAGATATAGGAAAAAGACATCCTACCCTGGGCGACGACGTTGTGGTTGGTGCAGGAGCCAAGGTGCTTGGACCGATAATGATCGCTTCTGGCAGCAAAATCGGTGCCAACGCAGTGGTACTTAAGGACACGATCACGAACTCGACTGCTGTGGGCATACCTGCAAAAATATACAATAATAATTTTGAAGCGGTCGTACAGGTATTGAATAAAGACAATAAAAATATTAAAATAAATAATGATATGGTAATTTGA
- the cysK gene encoding cysteine synthase A → MTKKALRELIGNTPVVELKGDYGNEYTKIFVKLEKFNLGGSVKDRAALGMIEGALNEGFLRSDGTIIEPTSGNTGISIALIGQLLGLKVKIVMPETMSKERRQFITAYGAELILTPGDQGMKGAIETARRLASEDHSSFVPMQFSNRHNTRIHYETTGPEILSAVPEVTCFVAGVGSGGTISGVGKYLKESLKEVEVVAVEPAESAVLSGRQPGAHKIQGIGAGFIPENFDPSVVDKIKQVSDEQAAATCKRIAKEKGLLLGVSSGAAIFAAEQLANESKDPMTIVVLAPDGGERYLSLGIF, encoded by the coding sequence ATGACGAAGAAAGCATTACGTGAATTGATCGGAAATACGCCGGTTGTCGAGTTAAAAGGCGATTACGGCAATGAATATACAAAGATATTTGTCAAACTGGAAAAGTTCAATCTGGGCGGAAGCGTAAAGGACCGTGCCGCACTTGGCATGATCGAAGGTGCCTTGAACGAAGGTTTTTTAAGATCTGATGGTACGATTATCGAACCTACAAGTGGAAATACCGGAATTTCGATAGCCCTGATCGGTCAGCTGCTCGGACTCAAAGTAAAAATTGTCATGCCCGAAACCATGAGCAAAGAAAGAAGACAGTTCATAACCGCTTATGGCGCTGAGTTGATTCTGACTCCGGGTGACCAGGGCATGAAAGGTGCGATTGAAACTGCCAGAAGACTGGCAAGTGAAGACCATAGCTCCTTCGTACCCATGCAGTTCAGTAACCGTCACAACACCAGAATCCATTACGAAACGACAGGACCCGAAATTTTAAGTGCGGTTCCCGAGGTGACATGTTTTGTCGCTGGTGTTGGGTCTGGAGGAACGATTAGCGGTGTCGGCAAGTATTTGAAAGAATCTTTAAAAGAGGTTGAAGTAGTTGCTGTAGAACCGGCAGAATCCGCTGTTTTATCAGGAAGACAACCTGGAGCACATAAGATTCAAGGAATCGGTGCAGGATTCATTCCCGAAAACTTCGACCCGTCCGTAGTGGATAAGATCAAACAAGTATCCGATGAGCAGGCGGCTGCGACATGCAAACGGATCGCCAAAGAAAAAGGATTGCTGCTGGGTGTCTCATCTGGAGCGGCGATTTTTGCAGCAGAGCAACTAGCCAATGAGTCGAAAGACCCGATGACCATCGTCGTCTTGGCGCCGGATGGCGGTGAGCGATACCTGAGCTTGGGAATCTTTTAG
- the lipB gene encoding lipoyl(octanoyl) transferase LipB encodes MRTLHVMDCGLMSYDKAHALQLEILKKVQDGEMPDTLMLVEHPPVITMGRNAVEGNVLFSEDFLLEQGIELRTIERGGDATYHGPGQLVGYPIFNIKERHGRSIRRFVTILEQVFIDFMKEHHDITAERNEINAGVWIGDSKICALGLAVKRGVTFHGFAFNVNPNLDHYGYIVPCGLVGKSVTSLEALTGQKQDMDNVKGGIKELFVRLYEFDEAIDVKSS; translated from the coding sequence ATGAGAACATTGCATGTTATGGATTGCGGGCTGATGTCTTATGATAAGGCCCATGCTTTGCAGTTGGAAATTTTAAAAAAAGTGCAGGATGGTGAAATGCCTGATACGCTCATGCTAGTAGAGCATCCTCCTGTCATTACCATGGGAAGAAACGCGGTGGAAGGAAATGTGCTTTTCTCTGAAGACTTCTTACTGGAACAGGGAATTGAGCTTCGAACGATTGAACGTGGCGGTGACGCAACCTATCATGGACCGGGTCAACTGGTGGGTTATCCGATTTTTAACATTAAGGAAAGACATGGAAGAAGCATCAGGAGATTTGTCACGATTCTAGAGCAGGTCTTCATCGACTTTATGAAGGAACATCATGACATTACAGCGGAAAGAAACGAGATCAATGCGGGTGTGTGGATCGGTGATTCTAAAATATGTGCCTTGGGTCTTGCTGTAAAACGAGGTGTGACCTTCCATGGCTTCGCGTTCAATGTGAATCCCAACCTGGACCATTACGGCTACATCGTACCTTGCGGTCTTGTCGGCAAAAGCGTCACATCACTTGAGGCTTTGACCGGCCAGAAGCAGGACATGGATAATGTGAAGGGTGGAATCAAAGAGCTGTTTGTACGACTTTATGAGTTCGACGAAGCGATCGACGTGAAAAGCAGCTAA
- a CDS encoding YARHG domain-containing protein produces the protein MNKLLKGVLLTLLAIGILVLSACGSSETANQNDELKIEPWSVMLGIRSEANGIGYKTVVISYQDGEYGLTDYDMGLMYLSTGHIQLLRGYDGRSTVESRIESGQYLTSDWSTVVWNRLGQAPGLVEIQAETGVYTKLQSHETIEAVVDGRVYLREDYHLSNSDGNDIIGYDIVSYALEEKRGNLVGIPLKTLLDENQVSQIMSAIDLEEEAIKGTNESDSGIVTKELLANREAWLPVRVKGGVFVQVPVDEVVTYKTSGETTKQTDHYINIGVQLDKDTKSDESVEDLLDYLVLDENLTIGINDKYQVVVRSPEGDRVVSQIGAFEKVLYMQSIDPSLYELEIAPEIAIAKGSWVLKHSAYKMVDESKLSALSQEALSIAKAEILARHGFTFEDEETQTYFDGQSWYKKLASPTVLNSIENANVIAIENALHDKTTKEIDLDFDGVVDQITLRGQGDEWLLTVNEDTKPIKRELNEHSLVIADLDESDGRMDILITVYGPLPQEYFTLVYQKGELELEMFESIEGVFYHDERGTIWQRRFLLDPFTHFAEIAWPSVEDRLFRTSSFHNVLLSFDAYTTPDKTDLITVQAGHSIEIIGSDGVSTLEFTTLEGLKGFIYLDQSGKINGIEMLLDEVLSNIK, from the coding sequence ATGAACAAGCTACTTAAAGGTGTCCTTTTAACGCTTTTAGCCATAGGCATTCTTGTCCTTAGCGCATGTGGCTCAAGTGAGACTGCAAACCAAAATGATGAATTGAAAATAGAGCCGTGGTCTGTGATGCTTGGGATCCGTTCTGAAGCAAATGGAATCGGCTATAAAACAGTAGTGATTAGTTATCAGGACGGCGAGTACGGACTGACCGACTATGATATGGGTCTTATGTATTTGTCGACAGGTCATATACAGCTGCTGCGCGGTTATGACGGAAGATCGACCGTGGAATCAAGAATCGAAAGCGGCCAGTACCTGACCAGCGACTGGTCGACGGTCGTATGGAATCGCTTGGGACAGGCACCGGGCCTAGTGGAGATACAAGCGGAAACGGGTGTATACACGAAACTTCAGTCCCATGAAACGATTGAGGCGGTTGTCGATGGCAGAGTATATTTAAGAGAAGACTACCATCTATCTAATTCGGATGGAAATGATATCATCGGTTATGATATCGTCTCATACGCATTGGAGGAGAAAAGAGGAAATCTTGTCGGCATACCGCTTAAGACCTTACTGGACGAGAATCAGGTGAGTCAGATCATGAGTGCGATCGATCTTGAAGAAGAGGCGATCAAGGGTACAAATGAAAGTGATTCTGGCATCGTCACAAAGGAGCTGCTTGCAAACAGGGAAGCATGGCTGCCAGTGCGAGTAAAGGGCGGCGTATTTGTCCAGGTGCCTGTGGATGAAGTGGTCACCTACAAGACCAGCGGAGAAACGACCAAACAAACGGATCATTACATCAACATAGGGGTCCAGCTTGACAAGGATACGAAGTCAGATGAATCTGTTGAAGACCTTCTTGATTATCTAGTGCTGGATGAGAACCTGACCATAGGCATCAACGATAAGTATCAGGTCGTAGTAAGGAGCCCAGAGGGAGATCGGGTGGTTTCCCAGATAGGTGCCTTTGAAAAAGTGCTGTATATGCAGTCGATAGACCCCAGCTTATATGAACTTGAGATCGCGCCCGAAATCGCGATAGCCAAAGGTTCGTGGGTGCTAAAGCATTCCGCATATAAAATGGTTGATGAAAGCAAGTTGAGTGCGCTGTCGCAAGAGGCGCTAAGCATAGCCAAAGCAGAAATACTGGCTAGACACGGTTTTACATTTGAGGATGAGGAGACGCAAACTTATTTTGACGGGCAGTCATGGTATAAGAAGCTGGCTTCGCCTACGGTGTTAAACAGCATTGAGAATGCAAATGTCATCGCCATAGAAAATGCGCTCCACGATAAGACGACAAAAGAAATCGATCTGGACTTTGATGGCGTCGTCGACCAAATCACCTTAAGAGGCCAAGGTGATGAATGGTTGCTCACCGTGAATGAAGATACCAAACCGATCAAAAGGGAATTGAATGAACATTCCTTGGTGATCGCCGACTTAGATGAGTCTGACGGAAGAATGGATATTCTGATTACGGTGTACGGACCGCTGCCCCAGGAGTATTTTACCCTTGTTTATCAAAAGGGCGAACTGGAGCTTGAGATGTTTGAATCCATTGAAGGAGTTTTCTACCACGATGAACGCGGTACGATCTGGCAGAGGCGTTTCTTACTGGATCCTTTTACGCATTTTGCGGAAATCGCTTGGCCGAGCGTGGAGGACAGACTGTTTAGAACTTCGTCGTTCCACAACGTGCTGTTGAGCTTTGATGCTTATACGACTCCTGACAAGACGGACCTTATCACGGTGCAAGCGGGACATTCGATAGAAATAATCGGTTCTGACGGTGTATCGACACTAGAGTTTACTACGCTTGAAGGATTAAAGGGATTTATCTACCTGGATCAAAGCGGAAAAATCAACGGTATCGAGATGCTTTTAGATGAAGTGTTAAGTAATATAAAGTGA
- a CDS encoding pseudouridine synthase, which produces MRLDKFLSNMGIGTRTEVKKQLLNGWVRVNGIVETKGKAHIDPEKDVIRFGDQVVGYKPFIYIMLNKPQGYISATEDRSKATVLDLIDESYLHYDLFPAGRLDRDTVGLLLLTNDGQLAHKMLSPKYHVGKTYKVTTRDPLTIEDLEQLEKGVVIPGEYLTKPAKAKLQEGDPHTLYLTISEGKYHQVKEMLIAIDNEVVFLERVTFGPLSLDADLERGESRELKEEEIIALMESAKGVSDEQAT; this is translated from the coding sequence ATGAGATTAGATAAATTTTTAAGCAATATGGGAATAGGCACTCGGACCGAAGTGAAAAAACAGCTCTTAAACGGTTGGGTTCGAGTAAACGGTATTGTCGAAACTAAAGGAAAAGCGCATATCGACCCTGAAAAGGACGTGATTCGCTTCGGAGACCAGGTTGTAGGCTATAAGCCCTTTATCTACATCATGCTGAATAAACCGCAAGGCTATATCAGTGCGACAGAAGACCGTTCAAAAGCGACAGTGCTGGATCTGATAGACGAATCCTACCTGCATTACGATCTTTTCCCTGCAGGCAGGCTTGATAGGGATACGGTGGGGCTGCTTCTCCTCACCAACGACGGTCAGCTCGCGCATAAGATGCTGTCTCCCAAATATCATGTGGGAAAAACCTATAAGGTCACTACGCGTGATCCTCTGACTATTGAGGATTTGGAGCAACTTGAAAAAGGCGTTGTGATCCCTGGGGAGTATTTGACAAAACCTGCGAAAGCCAAGCTTCAAGAAGGCGATCCCCATACCTTGTACCTGACAATCAGCGAAGGTAAGTACCACCAGGTAAAGGAGATGCTGATCGCCATAGATAATGAAGTGGTATTTTTGGAGCGAGTCACCTTCGGACCGCTTTCCTTAGATGCAGATCTCGAACGTGGAGAGAGCAGGGAGCTGAAGGAGGAGGAAATCATCGCCCTGATGGAAAGTGCGAAAGGGGTAAGCGATGAACAAGCTACTTAA
- a CDS encoding RsmF rRNA methyltransferase first C-terminal domain-containing protein — protein MHLPEKFISQMKDVFGNDFDAYLASFSLPREAGLRVNLNKITPEEFEKICPFKLERIPWTTDGYYVDPDLRPAKHPFYHAGLYYMQEPSAMAPVNTMHIENGERILDLCSAPGGKTLQIANRVGESGLVVSNDISASRLRAVVKNIEQFGLKNVIITSEQVDKLANLQREFYDRILVDAPCSGEGMFRKDPSIAASWSEASNDEYHAIQSSLAEGVQPMLKGGGQFLYSTCTFSPVENESVIEGLLNAHSELTIEDIDSEYFEDGIAIGGDERLRSAKRLYPFKLRGEGHFLASLIKDGRLEANVNPQKDQPAPEELQAFMKEVLHEPIVGSFRVHNDKILLDPQAVPDLKGIRVLRRGWLLGELVKGRFEPAQSFAMGLKKEWIKNTITFGYEEIEVVKYLKCETLHVDYPNGWYVVCMGDFPLGWAKVVNGQLKNKYPAAWRMV, from the coding sequence ATGCATTTACCAGAAAAATTCATCAGCCAAATGAAAGACGTGTTTGGCAACGATTTCGATGCTTACCTGGCCAGCTTCTCCTTACCGCGTGAAGCCGGCTTAAGAGTGAACCTGAATAAGATCACTCCAGAGGAGTTTGAGAAGATCTGTCCCTTTAAACTGGAGAGGATTCCATGGACCACGGACGGGTACTATGTGGACCCGGACCTACGACCGGCCAAGCACCCCTTTTACCATGCCGGACTCTATTACATGCAAGAGCCGAGCGCGATGGCGCCGGTGAATACGATGCACATAGAAAATGGAGAGCGCATCCTGGACTTATGCTCGGCTCCGGGGGGCAAAACACTGCAAATCGCAAACCGTGTCGGTGAATCAGGCCTTGTGGTATCCAACGATATCTCCGCGAGCCGTTTACGCGCTGTGGTAAAGAACATAGAACAGTTCGGACTTAAAAACGTCATTATCACTTCCGAGCAGGTGGATAAGCTGGCAAACCTTCAAAGGGAATTCTACGATAGGATCCTTGTTGACGCGCCGTGTTCGGGAGAAGGAATGTTTAGAAAAGATCCATCGATAGCCGCATCATGGTCCGAGGCGAGCAACGATGAATATCATGCGATTCAAAGCTCATTAGCTGAAGGTGTGCAGCCCATGTTAAAAGGTGGAGGCCAGTTTCTGTATTCGACGTGCACTTTTTCGCCTGTTGAAAACGAGTCTGTGATCGAAGGACTCTTGAATGCTCATTCAGAACTTACAATCGAGGACATCGACAGCGAGTATTTTGAAGACGGCATCGCAATCGGCGGCGACGAGCGCCTGAGGTCTGCTAAAAGACTGTATCCTTTCAAATTGCGTGGAGAAGGTCATTTTCTTGCCAGTCTCATCAAAGACGGAAGGCTTGAAGCAAATGTAAATCCACAGAAAGATCAACCCGCACCTGAAGAACTGCAGGCGTTTATGAAGGAAGTTCTACATGAACCGATTGTAGGTAGTTTCAGAGTGCATAACGACAAGATCCTATTAGATCCACAGGCGGTTCCGGACCTAAAGGGAATCCGCGTGCTAAGAAGAGGGTGGCTCCTTGGGGAGCTTGTCAAGGGACGGTTCGAGCCGGCACAGAGTTTTGCCATGGGACTAAAAAAAGAGTGGATAAAAAATACCATCACTTTTGGCTATGAGGAGATCGAGGTTGTAAAATACCTGAAATGCGAGACACTGCATGTCGATTATCCCAACGGCTGGTACGTTGTCTGCATGGGGGATTTTCCCCTAGGATGGGCTAAGGTTGTGAACGGTCAATTAAAAAACAAATATCCCGCTGCGTGGAGAATGGTGTAA
- a CDS encoding nicotinate phosphoribosyltransferase, with protein sequence MMKNYKDNLTLLTDFYELTMMNGYMHHGLDEQIGYFDYFFRTIPDGGGFALTCGLAQVIDYIKALKFTKEDIEFLRSKDMFDEKFLKRLESFRFSGDMWAMPEGTPVFPNEPIMVVKGTMFEAQLIETVVLLLMNHQSLICTKASRIVRAAKGKAVLEFGARRAQGVDAAVLGARAAYIAGCVGSSNTMADRHFGVPSSGTMAHSWVQLFDSEYESFKAYTETYPDESVLLVDTYDVIKSGVPNAIRVFDEVLVPLNKRPRGIRIDSGDIAYLSKHARVLLDEAGYEDCKIFASNSLDEYLIRDMHFQGAKLDAYGVGERLITSKSSPVFGGVYKLVGVEKKGEIIPKIKLSENVEKITTPAFKKVWRLFDNQTDSPIADVVTLVDEHIDDTKPYELFHPEFTWKRKVLKDFYAKELLVQIFNAGECVYEPPTIEEVRNYCLTQVDNLWDEVKRFENPHRYYVDLSPNLWTLKREMIQQVKTQLHALSESDN encoded by the coding sequence ATGATGAAAAACTATAAAGATAATTTGACGCTGCTGACAGATTTCTATGAGCTGACCATGATGAACGGTTACATGCATCACGGCCTGGACGAGCAGATAGGATACTTCGACTACTTTTTCAGGACAATACCTGATGGAGGCGGATTCGCACTCACTTGCGGACTTGCACAGGTGATCGATTATATTAAGGCGCTCAAATTCACAAAGGAAGATATTGAATTTTTAAGAAGTAAGGACATGTTCGACGAGAAGTTCCTGAAGCGACTGGAAAGTTTTCGATTTAGCGGTGATATGTGGGCGATGCCGGAAGGGACGCCCGTGTTCCCTAATGAACCGATCATGGTTGTCAAGGGAACCATGTTCGAGGCGCAGCTGATCGAAACGGTAGTCCTGCTGCTGATGAACCACCAGAGCCTGATTTGCACCAAGGCAAGCAGAATCGTGAGGGCTGCAAAAGGCAAAGCCGTGCTCGAGTTCGGTGCGAGAAGAGCCCAAGGGGTCGATGCCGCAGTACTTGGGGCTAGAGCCGCATATATCGCAGGCTGCGTCGGATCATCCAACACGATGGCGGACAGGCATTTTGGCGTACCGTCTTCAGGAACGATGGCGCATAGCTGGGTCCAGCTTTTCGATTCGGAATATGAGTCCTTTAAGGCGTACACCGAGACCTATCCGGATGAATCGGTATTGCTAGTGGATACCTACGATGTCATCAAGTCGGGAGTGCCAAATGCCATAAGGGTATTTGATGAAGTGCTTGTCCCATTGAACAAAAGACCTCGTGGAATAAGGATAGACAGTGGTGATATCGCCTATCTTTCAAAACACGCGCGGGTATTGCTTGATGAGGCCGGTTACGAGGACTGCAAGATTTTCGCATCGAACTCGCTGGATGAGTATCTGATCAGGGACATGCATTTTCAAGGTGCCAAGCTGGATGCCTATGGAGTAGGCGAAAGACTGATCACGTCGAAGTCAAGTCCGGTATTCGGCGGTGTCTACAAGCTGGTGGGTGTTGAGAAAAAAGGCGAGATTATTCCTAAAATCAAACTCAGTGAGAATGTTGAAAAAATAACTACGCCCGCCTTTAAAAAGGTCTGGCGTCTGTTCGACAATCAGACCGATAGTCCTATCGCCGATGTCGTGACACTGGTAGATGAGCATATCGACGATACAAAGCCCTATGAGCTGTTCCATCCAGAATTCACATGGAAGAGGAAGGTTCTAAAAGATTTTTACGCAAAAGAGCTGCTGGTCCAGATCTTTAACGCTGGCGAATGCGTGTATGAGCCACCGACTATCGAAGAGGTAAGAAATTACTGTCTGACTCAGGTGGACAATCTGTGGGATGAAGTCAAGCGATTTGAAAATCCGCATAGGTATTACGTGGATTTGAGTCCTAATCTATGGACGCTAAAAAGAGAAATGATACAACAGGTCAAAACACAGCTGCATGCTTTAAGTGAAAGCGACAACTAG
- a CDS encoding isochorismatase family cysteine hydrolase, whose protein sequence is MSKSIEAFERIRSSYEALEKIDLSQFSKDDTVLLITDMINGFAHFGALSSPRVLAIAQPIAEFAKLCEEKQIEILAFADAHTEKSPEFGSYPTHCLKGTEESEIVPEIATAVSFKRIDKNSTNAYLEPEFQKLLEGNPKWKNFIVVGDCTDICINQLAITLKTHFNRLDEKVNVIVPVDLVDTYDYDLHEGDLLHIMGLYMMEQNGVQLVKWG, encoded by the coding sequence ATGAGTAAGTCGATTGAAGCATTTGAACGAATTAGATCCAGTTATGAGGCACTTGAAAAAATAGATTTGAGTCAGTTCAGCAAGGACGATACCGTATTGCTGATTACGGATATGATCAACGGCTTTGCGCATTTTGGCGCTTTGAGCAGTCCAAGAGTCTTAGCAATCGCTCAGCCGATTGCTGAGTTTGCCAAGTTATGTGAGGAAAAACAGATTGAAATACTGGCATTTGCCGACGCCCACACAGAAAAGTCACCAGAGTTCGGTTCTTACCCCACCCACTGCCTAAAAGGCACCGAGGAGAGTGAGATCGTACCGGAAATCGCAACTGCCGTTTCTTTTAAACGGATTGACAAGAATTCGACCAATGCCTATCTGGAACCTGAGTTCCAGAAGCTGCTTGAAGGGAATCCCAAGTGGAAGAACTTCATTGTCGTAGGCGATTGTACGGATATCTGCATCAACCAGCTGGCAATCACCTTAAAGACTCATTTCAACAGGTTGGATGAAAAGGTCAATGTGATTGTTCCAGTTGACCTTGTCGACACTTACGATTATGACCTGCATGAGGGTGACCTGCTTCATATCATGGGCCTTTATATGATGGAGCAAAATGGCGTACAACTGGTGAAGTGGGGATAA